In Xenopus tropicalis strain Nigerian chromosome 5, UCB_Xtro_10.0, whole genome shotgun sequence, one genomic interval encodes:
- the LOC105947475 gene encoding uncharacterized protein LOC105947475, whose amino-acid sequence MDASTSGNYLDLTAHELSELQLPTLQRLCHRWGIDPEGKRRHELMELLTPHAQPTQEGDTQGDPETPEGGEEICNLHQDAVGGGEDSTLTMFHKHLAAIGPGLSPAERLEVWRLTLQANQPGPLSSGPAVGSPNAQRRVVKLTHAAFPTFDESKQSIDGFLRSFEGLCEDHRVPQEEWVLILAGKLTGKANEVYQEIPYPQRANYGEVRRILLASYSITPDSYRRTFRSLVKIPQDTYQNFGGKLQRAFRHWIRGNKTHTLEDLCQLILKEQFLERCPTEVREWVSDRKPGTLDEATQLADEYIENRSQARPLTLASGTMVNACGLDCPQPLRLNHLPNRTLSAPTRAATPRTCFRCGSLAHLSPACPLNLRPAPPGPTGRLSAPRQVAAVSSPGPNIRQQVIQTVRQLTTDPAVAPPRPREDVIEEYVVLGMGWNNSGQPRKHVLPVRINGRQVEGFLDSGSFITLVEPHIVSADAVIPGKTARIVLAGGHKQDIPIAQVTLDLGHGPFTHRVGILRQLPAEILLGNDVGHIECSLSRDTNEANAVSMDAPQGI is encoded by the exons ATGGATGCTAGCACATCAGGGAACTACTTGGACCTTACAGCTCATGAGCTCTCTGAGCTCCAGCTACCCACGCTACAACGGCTCTGCCACCGGTGGGGTATTGACCCAGAGGGGAAGCGGAGACACGAGCTGATGGAGCTACTCACTCCCCATGCTCAGCCTACCCAAGAAGGCGACACCCAGGGGGACCCGGAGACTCCTGAGGGGGGAGAAGAGATTTGTAACTTGCATCAAGATGCAGTGGGGGGAGGTGAGGACAGCACTCTCACTATGTTCCATAAACACTTAGCTGCTATTGGCCCAGGCCTGTCCCCAGCAGAACGGCTAGAGGTATGGCGCCTAACTTTGCAGGCCAATCAGCCTGGGCCCTTGAGCTCTGGGCCTGCTGTGGGGTCACCCAATGCTCAGCGGCGAGTGGTGAAATTAACTCATGCTGCTTTCCCCACATTTGATGAATCTAAGCAGAGCATAGACGGTTTCCTTCGCTCCTTTGAAGGTTTGTGTGAGGACCACCGAGTCCCTCAGGAGGAGTGGGTGCTTATACTGGCGGGTAAGCTCACAGGTAAAGCTAATGAAGTTTATCAGGAAATCCCATATCCTCAGAGGGCGAATTATGGGGAAGTACGGCGGATACTTTTAGCCAGCTATTCCATTACGCCGGATTCCTACCGGAGAACATTCCGTAGCTTGGTTAAAATCCCTCAAGATACCTACCAGAACTTTGGTGGGAAACTACAAAGGGCATTTCGCCACTGGATACGCGGCAACAAGACCCACACTCTGGAAGATTTATGCCAGCTTATCCTTAAGGAACAATTCCTTGAACGATGCCCCACTGAGGTACGGGAGTGGGTAAGTGACCGCAAGCCAGGCACCCTAGATGAGGCCACCCAGCTAGCGGATGAGTATATTGAGAACCGCTCCCAGGCCCGCCCCCTTACCCTTGCTTCAGGTACTATGGTCAACGCCTGTGGTCTGGACTGCCCCCAGCCTCTGCGGTTAAACCATTTACCTAATCGCACCCTCTCAGCACCTACTCGCGCAGCCACACCCCGGACCTGTTTCCGTTGTGGATCTCTGGCCCATTTATCTCCAGCCTGCCCTTTAAATCTACGTCCTGCCCCGCCAGGGCCCACAGGGAGGCTCTCTGCACCTCGGCAGGTCGCTGCTGTCTCTTCACCAGGACCCAATATTCGTCAGCAGGTTATCCAGACAGTACGGCAGCTTACCACAGACCCAGCGGTTGCCCCTCCCAGGCCGAGAGAGGATGTAATAGAGGAATATGTTGTCTTGGGGATGGGCTGGAACAACAGTGGACAGCCCAGAAAACATGTACTTCCTGTCAGGATCAATGGTAGGCAGGTGGAGGGGTTCTTAGACTCAGGATCATTTATTACCCTAGTGGAGCCCCATATTGTCTCTGCAGATGCAGTGATTCCTGGCAAAACTGCCCGCATTGTTCTGGCTGGGGGGCACAAACAAGATATTCCCATAGCCCAGGTCACCTTGGATCTAGGACACGGACCGTTTACTCATCGAGTTGGCATACTGCGACAACTGCCTGCTGAGATCCTCCTGGGCAATGATGTGGGCCATATTGAATGCAGCCTCTCCCGAGATACTAATGAAGCCAACGCTGTCTCCATGGATGCGCCACAAGGG ATCTGA